In Aspergillus luchuensis IFO 4308 DNA, chromosome 1, nearly complete sequence, the following are encoded in one genomic region:
- a CDS encoding uncharacterized protein (COG:K;~EggNog:ENOG410Q1GW), with protein sequence MRQENTGSSLNGDPSRRNQSSQSARLEPPNDSPQTSDQLAEELVYYRSFLEQLLGLVRNGDQDTVNQMVSMIRSDATHQQILAALSENSANDGQTAQGAHGRNNHNPN encoded by the exons ATGAGACAAGAAAACACTGGCTCGTCACTAAACGGCGATCCCAG TCGCCGCAACCAAAGCAGTCAAAGCGCGCGTCTCGAGCCTCCAAACGACTCTCCTCAAACATCTGACCAACTCGCCGAAGAACTGGTTTATTACCGAAGCTTCCTCGAACAGCTTCTAGGATTAGTCCGCAACGGAGACCAGGATACTGTCAATCAGATGGTCTCCATGATTCGTTCGGACGCCACCCACCAGCAAATTCTGGCAGCCTTGTCTGAGAATTCCGCCAACGATGGCCAGACTGCCCAAGGGGCTCATGGTCGGAATAATCACAACCCGAACTGA
- a CDS encoding asparagine--tRNA ligase DED81 (BUSCO:EOG09261CQG;~COG:J;~EggNog:ENOG410PFF1;~InterPro:IPR006195,IPR012340,IPR004365,IPR004364, IPR004522,IPR002312;~PFAM:PF00152,PF01336;~go_function: GO:0000166 - nucleotide binding [Evidence IEA];~go_function: GO:0003676 - nucleic acid binding [Evidence IEA];~go_function: GO:0004812 - aminoacyl-tRNA ligase activity [Evidence IEA];~go_function: GO:0004816 - asparagine-tRNA ligase activity [Evidence IEA];~go_function: GO:0005524 - ATP binding [Evidence IEA];~go_process: GO:0006418 - tRNA aminoacylation for protein translation [Evidence IEA];~go_process: GO:0006421 - asparaginyl-tRNA aminoacylation [Evidence IEA]), whose product MASIYIDEDVGRDDSTANGTESAPYKTLLHAFLQHAPTDGNQYLTRKSQTEPTEAGADPASKLEWKPATKSAVKKATNLYEQRKRKAAKEQELAIREKQEAEKRQAILEEAKKVVLTEDTSLPKPTKIRLDVTDPAVVKLGSPESETPGTRVRVVGRVHRLRAQKDVIFLTLTDGYGYLQCVLTGNLCKTYDAMTLTLETSIAIHGEMRAVPPKQHAPNNRELHADFYTIIGRAAGDKEAITTRVAPDADPQTLYDNRHLVLRGETASSVMKVRAATLRAFRQTFEENRMLEVTPPAMVQTQVEGGSTLFGFDYYGENAYLTQSSQLYLETCLPSLGDVFCVCPSFRAEKSLTRRHLSEYTHIEAELDFITFNDLLDHLEHVICRVIDLTLAEPATKALIEKLNPDFKPPSRPFKRMKYSDAIEWLREHDIPNEEGKPHEFGDDIAEAAERKMTDIINQPIFLTHFPAEIKAFYMKKDAEDRRVTESVDVLMPGVGEIVGGSMRMDDWDELMAAYKHEGMDPSPYYWYTDQRKYGTSPHGGYGLGLERFLAWLCARYTVRDCSLYPRFTGRCTP is encoded by the exons ATGGCTTCTATCTACATTGACGAAGATGTCGGCAGGGACGACTCGACCGCCAACGGAACCGAATCTGCCCCCTACAAGACTCTCCTTCATGCTTTCTTGCAGCACGCTCCTACCGATGGCAACCAGTACTTGACCCGCAAGTCCCAGACTGAGCCCACGGAGGCAGGTGCCGACCCCGCGTCTAAATTGGAGTGGAAGCCGGCCACGAAGTCGGCGGTCAAGAAGGCCACCAACCTGTATGAGCAACGGAAGAGAAAGGCCGCGAAGGAACAAGAATTGGCTATCCGtgagaagcaggaggctgagaagcgACAGGCTATCCTTGAGGAGGCAAAGAAGGTCGTTCTTACGGAGGACACATCACTTCCCAAGCCCACCAAGATCCGTCTTGATGTGACTGATCCGGCCGTTGTCAAGCTGGGATCCCCCGAGTCTGAGACTCCTGGAACTCGTGTTCGTGTGGTTGGAAGAGTTCACCGTCTGCGTGCTCAGAAGGACGTTATCTTCCTCACTCTGACCGATGGCTATGGCTACCTGCAGTGCGTCCTGACGGGCAACCTGTGTAAGACTTACGATGCCATGACTCTTACTCTTGAGACCTCGATTGCTATCCATGGTGAGATGCGTGCCGTCCCCCCTAAGCAACATGCTCCCAACAACCGTGAGCTGCACGCCGATTTCTACACTATCATTGGCCGCGCTGCTGGTGACAAGGAGGCTATCACCACTAGAGTTGCACCTGATGCTGATCCCCAAACCCTCTATGACAACCGTCACCTCGTCCTCCGTGGTGAGACCGCCTCGTCAGTCATGAAGGTTCGCGCGGCTACCCTCCGGGCTTTCCGTCAGACCTTCGAAGAGAACCGCATGCTGGAAGTTACCCCTCCTGCCATGGTTCAGACTCaggtggagggtggaagCACCTTGTTCGGTTTCGACTACTATGGCGAGAATGCTTATTTGACCCAGTCCTCCCAGCTTTACCTGGAGACTtgcctcccctcccttgGTGATGTCTTCTGTGTGTGCCCTTCTTTCCGCGCTGAGAAGTCGCTTACCCGTCGCCATCTGTCCGAGTACACCCACATCGAGGCAGAGCTTGACTTCATCACTTTCAACGACCTCCTCGATCACCTTGAGCACGTCATCTGCCGTGTTATTGATCTGACTCTGGCTGAGCCGGCCACCAAGGCTCTCATCGAGAAACTCAACCCCGACTTCAAGCCCCCTAGCCGCCCCTTCAAGCGGATGAAGTACTCCGATGCCATTGAATGGCTGCGGGAACACGACATCCCCAACGAGGAGGGCAAGCCTCACGAGTTCGGCGATGACATTGCCGAGGCTGCTGAGAGAAAGATGACCGATATCATCAACCAGCCCATCTTCCTGACCCACTTCCCCGCTGAGATCAAGGCCTTCTACATGAAGAAGGACGCTGAAGACCGCCGTGTCACTGAGAGTGTGGACGTTCTCATGCCTGGAGTTGGTGAGATCGTTGGTGGTAGTATGAGAATGGACGACTGGGATGAGCTCATGGCCGCCTACAAGCACGAAGGCATGGATCCTTCCCCGTACTACTGGTACACTGACCAGCGCAA GTACGGTACCTCCCCTCACGGTGGTTACGGTCTTGGTCTCGAACGTTTCTTGGCTTGGTTGTGTGCTCGTTACACCGTTCGCGACTGCTCCTTGTATCCTCGTTTCACGGGCCGTTGCACTCCTTAG